In Saccharothrix violaceirubra, the following are encoded in one genomic region:
- the rsmI gene encoding 16S rRNA (cytidine(1402)-2'-O)-methyltransferase, with protein MSPVSGRLVLAATPLGDIRDASRRLIDLLTSADVVAAEDTRRLRALASALEVTIAGRVVSFYDQVELSRLPGLLEAMRTGSTVVLVTDAGMPSVSDPGYRLAAACADEGIPVTCAPGPSAVTTALAVSGLPSDRFCFEGFPPRKGGERQRWFAALVREPRTTVFFESPHRLAATLADAVTVLGGDRRAAVCRELTKTYEEVRRGTLAELAAWAEAGARGEITVVLAGADPEPAPALEDLVAEVKRRVAEGERLKVAAAEVAERSGVGKKALYDAVVGS; from the coding sequence GTGAGTCCCGTATCTGGCCGTTTGGTTCTGGCCGCTACGCCACTTGGCGACATCCGCGATGCTTCCCGCCGCCTGATAGACCTTCTGACCTCGGCGGATGTGGTCGCGGCCGAGGACACGCGACGACTGCGCGCTCTCGCTTCGGCACTCGAAGTGACCATTGCCGGCCGCGTGGTGAGCTTCTACGACCAGGTCGAGCTGTCCCGACTGCCCGGACTGCTGGAGGCGATGCGCACGGGCTCGACCGTCGTGCTCGTGACGGACGCCGGGATGCCCAGCGTCTCCGACCCCGGCTACCGGCTGGCGGCGGCGTGCGCGGACGAGGGCATCCCGGTCACGTGCGCGCCCGGACCTTCCGCCGTGACCACCGCGCTGGCCGTCTCGGGCCTGCCGTCGGACCGCTTCTGCTTCGAGGGTTTCCCACCGCGCAAGGGCGGCGAGCGCCAACGCTGGTTCGCGGCTTTGGTGCGCGAACCCCGCACCACCGTGTTCTTCGAGTCCCCGCACCGGTTGGCGGCGACGTTGGCCGACGCCGTGACGGTGCTGGGCGGCGACCGGCGTGCCGCCGTGTGCCGCGAGTTGACCAAGACGTACGAGGAGGTCCGCCGGGGCACGCTGGCCGAACTGGCGGCGTGGGCGGAGGCCGGCGCGCGCGGCGAGATCACCGTCGTCCTGGCCGGCGCGGACCCCGAACCCGCACCGGCGTTGGAGGACCTGGTCGCCGAGGTGAAGCGCCGCGTCGCCGAGGGCGAACGCCTGAAGGTGGCCGCCGCCGAGGTCGCCGAACGGTCCGGCGTGGGCAAGAAGGCGCTTTACGACGCGGTGGTGGGGTCGTAG
- a CDS encoding dolichyl-phosphate-mannose--protein mannosyltransferase, with translation MSLIAPQSADDDVVGVGEVPPTSPPPGNDRAARADQLEPGPTSSALRGWLVTLAVALIGGVVRFWNLGFPTDKGTPMFDEKHYVPQAAQVLRNGGYEDNPGYELIVHPPLGKQLIAIGEWLFGYDGVGWRFASALAGTVVILLVIRIARRLTRSDLLAAIAGVLMIAEGLSHVQSRMGMLDSFITLFVVVSFACLVADREQIRARLAIAVREGWVGNSPFGPWLGFRWWRFAAGISLGLACGVKWSGAWFILFFGVLSMFWSATARRAAGVERPWLGSFAKDLLPSLLALALLPILAYVATWWAWFGSETGIDRHIVGVKVTGDSWIPDPLRALWYNSSNVLEFHTKLLTTETNKHPWESKPWTWPMGLRPMLYYYEGTTTGCGAATCVGAIMLVGTPAMWWLAFPVLAWALWKSIAQLDWRYAAVLVGYGAGFLPWFTNVDRQMYYFYAMPMAPFLVLGITLALGDILGAKKAGKERRGTGLLVVALYVGLVVANFVWLWPILNGIPITPEMWDAQRWLPSWR, from the coding sequence GTGAGCCTGATCGCACCGCAGTCCGCAGACGACGACGTGGTCGGCGTCGGCGAAGTGCCGCCGACGAGCCCGCCTCCGGGCAACGACCGCGCCGCGCGCGCGGACCAGCTCGAACCCGGCCCCACGAGCAGTGCCCTGCGCGGCTGGCTCGTGACACTGGCCGTCGCCCTGATCGGCGGTGTGGTCCGGTTCTGGAACCTGGGGTTCCCGACCGACAAGGGCACCCCGATGTTCGACGAGAAGCACTACGTGCCCCAAGCGGCACAGGTGTTGCGCAACGGCGGGTACGAGGACAACCCCGGGTACGAGCTGATCGTGCACCCGCCGCTGGGCAAGCAGCTCATCGCGATCGGCGAGTGGCTGTTCGGGTACGACGGGGTCGGCTGGCGGTTCGCATCGGCGCTGGCGGGCACGGTCGTGATCCTGCTCGTGATACGGATCGCGCGCCGGCTGACGCGGTCGGACCTGCTCGCGGCGATCGCGGGCGTGCTGATGATCGCCGAGGGCCTCAGTCACGTGCAGTCCCGCATGGGCATGCTGGACAGCTTCATCACGCTGTTCGTCGTCGTGTCGTTCGCGTGCCTCGTGGCCGACCGGGAGCAGATCAGGGCACGGCTGGCGATCGCGGTCCGCGAGGGCTGGGTCGGCAACTCGCCGTTCGGGCCGTGGCTGGGCTTCCGGTGGTGGCGGTTCGCGGCCGGGATCTCGCTGGGCCTCGCGTGCGGCGTGAAGTGGTCGGGCGCCTGGTTCATCCTGTTCTTCGGCGTGCTGTCGATGTTCTGGAGCGCCACGGCCCGGCGCGCGGCGGGTGTGGAACGGCCGTGGCTCGGCTCGTTCGCCAAGGACCTGCTGCCGTCGCTGTTGGCGTTGGCGCTGCTGCCGATCCTGGCGTACGTCGCCACGTGGTGGGCGTGGTTCGGCAGCGAGACCGGCATCGACCGGCACATCGTCGGGGTCAAGGTGACCGGCGACTCCTGGATCCCGGACCCGTTGCGCGCGCTTTGGTACAACAGCTCGAACGTGTTGGAGTTCCACACCAAGCTGTTGACGACCGAGACCAACAAGCACCCGTGGGAGTCGAAGCCGTGGACGTGGCCCATGGGGCTGCGACCGATGCTCTACTACTACGAGGGCACGACGACGGGTTGCGGCGCGGCCACGTGCGTCGGCGCGATCATGCTCGTCGGCACGCCCGCCATGTGGTGGCTCGCGTTCCCGGTCCTGGCCTGGGCGCTGTGGAAGTCGATCGCGCAGCTCGACTGGCGGTACGCGGCCGTGCTCGTCGGCTACGGCGCGGGCTTCCTGCCGTGGTTCACCAACGTCGACCGGCAGATGTACTACTTCTACGCGATGCCCATGGCACCGTTCCTGGTCCTGGGCATCACGTTGGCGTTGGGCGACATCCTCGGCGCGAAGAAGGCCGGAAAGGAACGACGGGGCACGGGTCTGCTCGTCGTCGCCCTGTACGTGGGCCTGGTCGTGGCCAACTTCGTGTGGCTGTGGCCGATCCTCAACGGCATCCCGATCACCCCGGAGATGTGGGACGCCCAGCGCTGGCTGCCCTCCTGGCGCTAG
- a CDS encoding Lrp/AsnC family transcriptional regulator, which yields MDEVDSAILRELQTDARITNRDLAARVGIAPSTCLERVRVLRNRGVLKGFHAEVDLKALNRSVEALVAVRVRPLSRAEVAEFERTLIALPEVLTVYTTSGVDDFVVHVAVRDMEHMHTFVVDRLGGRREVVGYRSSMIYLSTKTPAITELH from the coding sequence GTGGACGAAGTGGATTCGGCGATCCTGCGGGAACTCCAAACGGATGCCCGGATCACCAACCGCGACCTGGCCGCCCGCGTGGGGATCGCGCCGTCCACGTGCCTGGAACGCGTCCGCGTGCTGCGCAACCGGGGCGTGCTCAAGGGGTTCCACGCCGAGGTCGACCTCAAGGCGCTCAACCGGTCGGTCGAGGCGCTGGTGGCCGTGCGCGTGCGCCCGCTGTCCCGGGCCGAGGTCGCCGAGTTCGAGCGGACCCTGATCGCGTTGCCCGAGGTGCTGACCGTGTACACGACCTCGGGCGTCGACGACTTCGTCGTGCACGTGGCCGTGCGCGACATGGAGCACATGCACACCTTCGTCGTCGACCGGCTGGGCGGACGGCGCGAGGTGGTCGGCTACCGCAGTTCGATGATCTACCTGAGCACGAAGACGCCGGCGATCACCGAACTCCACTAG
- a CDS encoding APC family permease translates to MRLGVGQATALVLGGVLGPGVLALPAAATRAAGPAALVAWAVLLAVSVPVALSFAALGERYPGGGGVAGYVVHAFGPAAGAPVGWWFYACGVPVGVLGGALVGGSYVEALGVDARLVAVVLLVAAFGTNLAGLRVTGRVQLVLVGALVVVLAVVVVTALPRVGGFTPFAPHGWWAVGSAATVLFYAFSGWEAASHLSGEIGSPRRVTLSALVVVGVLYLGLAIVTVGVEGDAPVATLLERAFGSGVRPVTAAVAVALTFGAINTYIAGGVRLGVALARERALPAWFGRETRSLGVLGVLCVVAAAVLWSVPLDEVMRVTAVVLTAVTGAGMAAAVRLLPSGWLRRCAASALVLNAVVLAFNGLLLLVPVTLAVAALATRRVLTSGPAGSGVRGGRSSA, encoded by the coding sequence GTGCGACTCGGGGTGGGACAGGCGACGGCGTTGGTGCTCGGGGGCGTGCTCGGGCCGGGGGTGTTGGCGTTGCCGGCGGCGGCGACGCGCGCGGCGGGACCGGCCGCGCTGGTGGCGTGGGCGGTGCTGCTCGCGGTGAGCGTGCCGGTGGCGCTGTCGTTCGCGGCGCTGGGTGAGCGGTACCCGGGCGGCGGCGGTGTCGCGGGGTACGTGGTGCACGCGTTCGGCCCGGCCGCCGGTGCGCCGGTCGGCTGGTGGTTCTACGCGTGCGGTGTGCCGGTCGGGGTGCTGGGCGGCGCGTTGGTGGGCGGGTCGTACGTCGAGGCGCTCGGCGTGGACGCGCGGCTGGTGGCCGTGGTGCTGCTGGTGGCGGCGTTCGGCACGAACCTCGCGGGACTGCGGGTGACCGGACGCGTGCAGCTCGTGCTGGTCGGCGCGTTGGTCGTGGTGTTGGCGGTGGTCGTGGTGACGGCGTTGCCCCGCGTGGGCGGGTTCACGCCGTTCGCGCCGCACGGCTGGTGGGCGGTCGGGTCGGCGGCGACCGTGCTGTTCTACGCGTTCTCCGGCTGGGAGGCGGCCAGCCACCTGTCCGGCGAGATCGGCTCGCCGCGCCGGGTCACGCTGTCCGCGCTGGTCGTGGTCGGTGTGCTGTACCTGGGACTGGCCATCGTGACCGTCGGCGTCGAGGGGGACGCGCCGGTCGCGACGCTGCTGGAACGCGCTTTCGGGTCGGGCGTGCGGCCGGTGACGGCGGCGGTCGCGGTGGCGTTGACGTTCGGCGCGATCAACACCTACATCGCGGGCGGCGTGCGGTTGGGCGTGGCGCTGGCGCGGGAGCGCGCGTTGCCGGCGTGGTTCGGCCGGGAAACGCGGAGCCTGGGCGTGTTGGGCGTCCTGTGCGTGGTGGCGGCGGCCGTGCTGTGGTCCGTGCCGCTGGACGAGGTCATGCGCGTGACGGCCGTCGTGCTGACGGCCGTCACGGGTGCGGGCATGGCGGCGGCGGTGCGGTTGCTGCCGTCGGGGTGGCTGCGCCGGTGTGCCGCGTCCGCGCTGGTGCTGAACGCGGTCGTGTTGGCGTTCAACGGTCTGCTGCTGCTCGTGCCCGTGACGCTGGCGGTCGCCGCGCTGGCGACCCGGCGCGTGCTGACTAGCGGACCGGCCGGGTCGGGGGTTCGGGGCGGTCGATCATCCGCGTGA